In the genome of Vicia villosa cultivar HV-30 ecotype Madison, WI linkage group LG7, Vvil1.0, whole genome shotgun sequence, one region contains:
- the LOC131620713 gene encoding zinc finger protein CONSTANS-LIKE 9-like, with translation MGSLCDFCGDQRSLVYCRSDAASLCLSCDRNVHSANALSKRHSRTLVCEKCNSQPAYVRCVEEKASFCQNCDWSAHGTDPSSSTHKRQSINCYSGCPSASELSSIWPFFSDIPSVGEVCEQELGLMSINENSNNKASVPPESKNVSGSAQVVADLPNKDKSRAGTSSIAESSAEPCIIDQPPGPSNECMPKLQHPGSMASALCEDDNLFDDFNIDDMDLELENYKEVFSFTLNNSEEFFEKGGIDSLFERKDVSAIPASSDSMLSTKTEPILYYSETQSHSNVSFSGVINSASAGDNQECGGASSKPLTGEPPWCPPCPESSIQSANRSNAVLRYKEKKKNRKFDKKVRYASRKARADVRKRVKGRFVKAGETFDYDPLSKTRSF, from the exons ATGGGTTCTTTATGTGATTTTTGTGGAGACCAGAGGTCCTTGGTGTACTGCCGCTCTGACGCTGCTTCCTTATGTTTGTCATGCGATCGGAATGTTCATTCCGCTAACGCACTTTCTAAGCGTCATTCAAGAACACTCGTATGCGAGAAGTGTAATTCACAACCTGCATATGTGAGGTGCGTTGAAGAGAAAGCTTCCTTTTGTCAGAACTGTGATTGGTCGGCTCACGGTACCGATCCGTCTTCTTCAACTCACAAAAGACAATCAATCAATTGCTACTCTGGCTGTCCTTCCGCTTCCGAGCTTTCTTCTATATGGCCCTTTTTCTCGGATATACCTTCTGTGGGGGAAGTGTGTGAGCAGGAACTCGGTTTGATGAGCATTAATGAGAACAGCAATAATAAAGCTTCGGTTCCTCCAGAAAGCAAGAATGTATCTGGCTCAGCTCAAGTTGTTGCCGATCTTCCCAACAAGGATAAGTCTAGGGCCGGCACATCTTCAATAGCCGAATCAAGTGCAGAACCTTGTATCATTGACCAGCCGCCCGGACCGTCCAATGAATGTATGCCCAAG ttacaacATCCCGGTAGTATGGCATCTGCACTTTGTGAAGATGATAATTTGTTCGACGATTTCAACATAGATGATATGGATCTTGAACTTGAGAACTATAAGGAAGTTTTCTCTTTCACTCTCAATAACTCTGAAGAGTTTTTCGAAAAGGGAGGTATTGATAGCTTATTTGAGAGAAAAGATGTGTCTGCTATTCCAGCATCTTCAGATTCAATGTTAAGTACTAAAACTGAACCGATTCTTTACTATTCGGAAACACAATCCCATTCAAACGTTTCATTTTCCGGCGTTATCAACAGTGCTAGTGCTGGTGACAATCAAGAGTGCGGCGGTGCTTCTTCAAAGCCTCTCACGGGGGAGCCTCCCTGGTGTCCTCCTTGCCCCGAAAGTTCTATTCAATCTGCTAACCGCAGCAACGCTGTCTTGCGCTAcaaggagaagaaaaagaatcGAAA GTTTGATAAGAAAGTAAGGTATGCTTCTCGGAAGGCTAGAGCTGATGTCAGAAAACGTGTGAAGGGCCGATTCGTTAAAGCTGGTGAAACATTCGACTATGACCCTTTAAGCAAAACCAGAAGCTTCTGA